The following are encoded together in the Pygocentrus nattereri isolate fPygNat1 chromosome 3, fPygNat1.pri, whole genome shotgun sequence genome:
- the LOC108410885 gene encoding glucocorticoid modulatory element-binding protein 1-like: MIIMSMGDIVMVKGEEVGHNNNHKTQLILHLQSISQRTHEDIGETGTTLLAVETQQEDNSEGEEVEYGYPITCGDSKAVLLFKKFVCPGINVKCVKFNDQLISPKQFVHLAGKATLKDWKRAIRLGGVMLRKMMDSGQIDFYQHETVCTNSCRSTKFDLLINSTRLAPSVLQTPCSPLPVMGQESSAEERPEETVSDVVDSCPPQMTPTTNNGEVRMDTEDISDETLCLWKGIAELGLMGEVVSTIRLELLAMLRGVEQRSEQATLQEADAVLLNTLTHMFGLLDSVRQVLDLQRNKTDQNQHQMHSTLKVLADQLDKQKMMVCISKRSRLQRPCSSSLLTSSTSPFTILSPINLTSTSQPLTIAGLPVAMLSQLPTDTQLLPHHTSTEAMAVASPSGFTVLSAGLEDRTPPVGVLDLSPGQRREREGEEEERRSI, from the exons ATGATCATAATGTCAATGGGGGACATAGTGATGGTGAAGGGAGAGGAAGTGGGTCACAATAACAATCACAAGACTCAGCTCATCTTGCACCTCCAGTCCATCTCCCAAAG GACACATGAAGATATTGGAGAAACAGGTACAACACTCTTGGCTGTAGAGACTCAACAAG AGGACAACTCAGAGGGAGAGGAGGTTGAATATGGCTATCCGATCACCTGTGGTGACAGCAAAGCAGTGCTTCTGTTCAAGAAGTTTGTATGTCCAGGAATCAATGTCAAATGTGTTAAG TTCAATGATCAGCTTATTAGCCCCAAGCAGTTTGTGCACCTGGCTGGCAAAGCCACGCTCAAGGACTGGAAGCGAGCCATCAGGCTTGGAGGAGTGATGCTCAG AAAGATGATGGACTCAGGTCAGATTGACTTTTACCAGCACGAGACCGTGTGCACCAACTCTTGCCGCAGCACCAAGTTTGACCTGCTGATCAATAGCACACGACTAGCCCCCAGTGTGCTGCAGACACCCTGCTCCCCTCTTCCAG TCATGGGACAGGAAAGCAGTGCAGAGGAGAGGCCTGAGGAAACAGTCAGTGATGTGGTTGACTCCTGCCCCCCACAGATGACCCCCACTACAAACAATGGAGAGGTCAGAATGGACACAGAGGACATATCTG ATGAAACTTTGTGTCTGTGGAAGGGCATTGCTGAGTTGGGGCTGATGGGGGAGGTAGTGTCCACTATCCGCTTAGAGCTGCTAGCCATGCTGAGGGGAGTGGAGCAGCGCAGTGAGCAGGCGACCCTGCAGGAGGCAG ATGCAGTGCTTCtgaacacactaacacacatgtTTGGGCTGCTGGATTCTGTGAGACAAGTCTTGGACCTGCAGCGAAACAAGACTGACCAAAATCAACATCAGATGCATTCCACACTCAAAG TTCTTGCTGACCAGCTGGATAAGCAGAAAATGATGGTTTGTATATCCAAACGGTCCAGGCTGCAGCGGCCATGCTCCTCCAGCCTGCTGACCTCTTCCACATCACCATTCACAATCCTCTCTCCCATCAACCTAACCTCAACCAGCCAACCTCTGACCATCGCTGGTCTGCCTGTGGCCATGCTGTCCCAGCTGCCCACTGACACCCAGCTGCTCCCTCACCACACCAGCACAGAGGCCATGGCTGTAGCATCCCCCAGTGGGTTCACTGTGCTCAGTGCAGGTCTCGAGGACAGAACTCCCCCAGTGGGGGTGCTTGACCTGAGCCCAGGACagagaagggagagggagggggaagaggaggagagaaggtCTATATGA